One Aphelocoma coerulescens isolate FSJ_1873_10779 chromosome 5, UR_Acoe_1.0, whole genome shotgun sequence DNA segment encodes these proteins:
- the CHST1 gene encoding carbohydrate sulfotransferase 1, translating to MQCSWKAVLLLALASIAIQYTAIRTFTAKSFHSCPIPNPVNCSLNQDTDVADRLCDENPTFPYNLSRKTHVLILATTRSGSSFVGQLFNQHFNVFYLFEPLYHVQYTLIPKLTQSKTTTDRRVMLGASRDLLRSLYDCDLYFLENYIKPQPVNHTTDRLFRRGASKALCSPPVCESLGAVDLHLEEGDCVKKCGSLNLTLATESCREHGHVAIKTVRVPEVSDLRALVEDPRLNLKVIQLVRDPRGILASRSETFRDTYRLWRIWDGTGRKPYNLDVTQLTTVCEDFWNSVSTGLNRPPWLKGKYMLVRYEDLARNPMKKTEEIYDFLGIPMDSNVERWIQNNTRGDRSSSKHKYGTVRNSAATAEKWRFRLSYEIVAFTQHACQQVLAQLGYKTAGSEEELKNLSISLVEERDFLPFS from the coding sequence ATGCAATGTTCCTGGAAGGCTGTACTCCTCCTAGCCTTGGCATCCATCGCAATCCAGTATACAGCAATCCGGACCTTCACTGCCAAGTCCTTCCacagctgccccatccctaaTCCTGTGAACTGCAGCCTGAACCAGGACACTGATGTGGCCGACAGGCTGTGCGATGAGAATCCCACTTTCCCGTATAACCTCTCCAGGAAGACGCACGTTCTCATCCTCGCCACCACCCGCAGCGGCTCCTCATTTGTTGGGCAGCTGTTCAACCAGCACTTCAATGTCTTCTATTTATTTGAGCCCCTGTACCATGTCCAGTACACCCTGATCCCAAAGCTGACCCAGAGCAAGACTACGACAGACAGGCGGGTCATGCTGGGGGCCAGCCGAGACCTGCTGAGGAGCCTGTATGACTGCGACCTCTACTTCCTGGAGAACTACATCAAGCCCCAGCCTGTCAACCACACCACTGACCGCCTCTTCCGCAGGGGAGCCAGCAAGGCCCTGTGCTCGCCACCTGTATGTGAGTCCCTGGGAGCTGTGGATCTCCACTTGGAGGAAGGAGACTGCGTGAAGAAATGTGGGAGCTTGAACCTGACGCTGGCCACTGAGtcctgcagagagcacggccacgTGGCCATCAAAACCGTACGGGTGCCCGAGGTCAGTGACCTCCGGGCCCTGGTGGAGGACCCGCGGCTGAACTTGAAGGTCATCCAGCTGGTGAGGGACCCCCGGGGGATCCTGGCATCCCGGAGTGAGACCTTCCGAGATACCTACAGGCTGTGGAGGATCTGGGATGGCACTGGCAGGAAGCCGTACAACCTGGATGTGACCCAGCTCACCACAGTGTGCGAGGACTTCTGGAACTCTGTGTCCACCGGCCTCAACCGGCCGCCGTGGCTCAAGGGCAAGTACATGCTGGTGCGGTACGAAGACCTGGCCAGGAACCCCATGAAAAAGACTGAGGAGATCTACGATTTCCTGGGCATCCCCATGGACAGCAACGTCGAACGCTGGATACAGAACAACACCCGAGGAGACAGGTCCTCCTCCAAACACAAGTACGGGACGGTGCGCAACTCGGCGGCGACGGCGGAGAAGTGGCGCTTCCGTCTGTCCTACGAGATTGTGGCGTTCACCCAGCACGCCTGCCAGCAGGTGCTGGCACAGCTCGGCTACAAAACTGCTGGCTCCGAGGAGGAGCTGAAGAACCTCTCCATCAGCCTGGTGGAGGAGAGAGACTTCCTGCCCTTCTCCTAA